Genomic DNA from Paenibacillus sp. KS-LC4:
TGAGACTATGCACGAATTGAACTTGACAAATTGTATGGGGAGGAGTAATTTATTATCAGGTATTAGCATCTGGTACTAAATTATGAAGGAGTTGTTTTCAATGACCATTTCCACACTTGTTCATTCCCATGCAACAGTAACGGCTATTGGCACTTATGTACCTGATCGCATTTTAAGCAATCAAGATTTGGAGAAGCTTGTCGACACCTCGGATGAATGGATATTGAAGCGCACTGGCATCCGTGAGCGACGAATCGCCTCGAAAGAACAATATGCGAGTGATTTAGCCATTGAAGCCGTTCGCGATTTGATCAACCGATATAATAAAACCGTGCAAGATGTCGACTACATTATCCTAGCTACCTCTACACCGGATTCGTTCGTCCCAAGTGTAGCTTCCCGTGTGCAGGCCTTTTTCGGCATGCAGAACTGCGGAGCTGCTGATTTGCAAGCCGCATGTGCCGGCTTCACTTCCGCCCTGCAAATGGCAAACGGCCTATTGCTCTCCAAGCTATGCCGCAAAATTTTAATCATTGGCACTGAAACCCTTTCGCGTGCTACAGATTATACAGACCGAACAACCTGCATTTTATTCGGCGATGGCGCAGGTGCCATGCTCGTTGAAACGACCGATCCCACATCTTCTCCGGGCGACATTCTGGCTTCAAATGCAAGCACCGATGGCGAGCAGGGTCATCAAGTATACCGCAGCAGCCTGGCGCCGCACATTGGCAGCTTCGAGCTTTCTCAGAACAGCATGCTCGTCCAGAATGGCAAGGAAGTGTACCGATGGGCATTAAGCCGCGTAGCAGCAGGCATTCAAGAACTGCTGGACGGCAGCGGGTACACCGCCCAGACGATTGACTGGTTCGTTCCGCACAATGCCAATCAGCGTATAATTGATGCTTTAAGCGAGCGTGTCGGATTTGCTGCCCAGCAGGCGCTGTCCAGCATTGAGCATTATGGCAATACCTCTGCCGCCTCTATTCCGCTGGCGCTCGATGCAGCCGTTAAAGACGGCAGAGTGCAGCCGGGACATCTGCTGCTGCTGTACGGCTTTGGCGGCGGACTTACGCAAGCTGGCGTTATTATGCGCTGGTCCATTTAAGCCGCCGCAGCCATTGCAGTCTGCCCCAAGACACATTAAGCAAATAATATGGATAGCATCGCATGCAGCCTATGGGCATAAGTATGCTCGCTCAGCGTGCGATGCATGCCGCGTATCGCAATTTCCTTGCGTTCATTTTCATGATTCAAATAATAGTCCAGCTTTTCCACCATTTCCTGCGGGGATTCATACGTTACTATTTCTACGCCAGGTGTATAAAAAGAAGCTATATCCTCCCTCACATCCGTAAGCTGGAGTACGGCGCAGGCAGAAATTTCAAAGGTGCGAGGATTCGGCGAAGAAGCCGTAACCCCAAGACTATTGCTGTTAAAGGGATCATCGTAAGCCCTGTGCATATTGATGACGATTTTGGAGGCATTATAAGCAAGCGCTGTATCATTCGGGGTCAACCAGTCACCTAGATTAATGATGGAGCGAAGACTGTCGAAGTCTTTCAGTCGATCCCACCAGATCCC
This window encodes:
- a CDS encoding ketoacyl-ACP synthase III encodes the protein MTISTLVHSHATVTAIGTYVPDRILSNQDLEKLVDTSDEWILKRTGIRERRIASKEQYASDLAIEAVRDLINRYNKTVQDVDYIILATSTPDSFVPSVASRVQAFFGMQNCGAADLQAACAGFTSALQMANGLLLSKLCRKILIIGTETLSRATDYTDRTTCILFGDGAGAMLVETTDPTSSPGDILASNASTDGEQGHQVYRSSLAPHIGSFELSQNSMLVQNGKEVYRWALSRVAAGIQELLDGSGYTAQTIDWFVPHNANQRIIDALSERVGFAAQQALSSIEHYGNTSAASIPLALDAAVKDGRVQPGHLLLLYGFGGGLTQAGVIMRWSI